In Pleurodeles waltl isolate 20211129_DDA chromosome 5, aPleWal1.hap1.20221129, whole genome shotgun sequence, one genomic interval encodes:
- the LOC138297178 gene encoding proline-rich protein 36-like, whose translation MPLVACNNVLHGRSAALAGPGCPPAHSASQTGEGICAHRHLRLPCLSLSQPALLQTAPGSTCLNLSLPCLSLSQPAPTSTCPYLKLPLDQSASTSTCSCLNLPLPQPAPASACSFLSLPLPQPASTCPCLSLPQPGPASACPCLNLPLPHPAPASTCPCLSLPLPQPAPTSACSCLNLSLPQPASTCSCLNLALPQPAPTSACPCLSLLLPQPAPTSACSCLNLPLPQPAPTCSCLSLSLPQPAPASACPYLNLPLPQPAPTCPCLNLPQPASASTCLNLPLPQPAPASTCPCLSLPLPQPAPASTCPYLSLLLPQPAPTSTCPCLNLPLPQPAPASTCSCLNLLLPQPAPASACPCLSLLLPQHAPPSAPTCSCLNLPLPQPVPASACSCLNLPQPAPASACSCLNLPLPQPAPTSACSCLNLSLPNLPQPASTCPCLSLPQPGPASACPYLSLPRPQPAPASTCPYLRLLLPQPALASTYPCLNLPQPAPASPCSCLNLPLPQPAPASTCLNLPLPQPAPASTCSCLNLPLPQPAPASACSCLNCPCFCFSLLLPQPAPASTCPCLSLPLLHPASTCPCLSLLLPQPAPASACPYLSLLLPQPAPTSACSCLNLPLPQPAPASTCTCLSLLPPQPAPASTCSCLNLPLPQPAPASACSCLNMPLLLPQPAPASTCPCLNLSLPQPAPASTCPCLGLLLPQPAPASACPYLCLLLPQPVPACPCLNLPLPQPAPASTWPCLSLPLPQPVPASACSCLNLPLPPPAPASTCPCLNLPLPQPAPTCPCLTMLLPQPAPASACPCLNLPLPQPAPASTCSCLNLPLPQPAPASACSCLNCPCFCFSLLLPQPAPASTCPCLSLPLLHPASTCPCLSLLLPQPAPASACPYLRLLQPQPAPASTCLNLPLPQPAPASTCPCLSLPLPPPAPASTYLNLPLPLPQPAPATSCPCLSLPLPQPAPASACSCLNLPLLLPQPAPSSTCPCLNLSLPQPAPASTCLSLPLPQPAPASACSCLSLPLPLPAPASTCPCLNLPLPQPASTCPCLNLLLPLPQPQPAPASTCLNLLLPQSAPAPASASTCPCLNQPQSAPASASASTCPCLNLPLPQPQTAPDSTCSSFCLSLNLPLTCLNLPLPQPAPTSACPYLNLPQPAPAPASVCSCLNLPLPQAAPTLTCPCLNLPQPPLP comes from the coding sequence ATGCCACTAGTCGCTTGTAATAATGTATTACACGGGAGAAGTGCCGCTCTAGCAGGACCAGGGTGTCCACCAGCGCATAGCGCCTCACAGACAGGAGAGGGCATCTGTGCGCACAGGCACCTTCGCCTGCCCTGCCTCAGCCTATCTCAGCCTGCCCTGCTTCAAACTGCCCCTGGATCAACCTGCCTCAACCTCAGCCTGCCCTGCCTCAGCCTATCTCAGCCTGCCCCTACATCAACCTGCCCATACCTCAAACTGCCCCtggatcaatctgcctcaacctcAACCTGCTCCTGCCTCAACCTGCCCCTGCCTCAGCCTGCCCCTGCCTCAGCCTGCTCCTTCCTCAGCCTGCCCCTGCCTCAACCTGCCTCAACCTGCCCCTGCCTCAGCCTGCCTCAACCTGGCCCTGCCTCAGCCTGCCCCTGCCTCAACCTGCCCCTGCCTCACCCTGCTCCTGCCTCAACCTGCCCCTGCCTCAGCCTGCCCCTGCCTCAGCCTGCCCCTACCTCCGCCTGCTCCTGCCTCAACCTGTCCCTGCCTCAACCTGCCTCAACCTGCTCCTGCCTCAACCTGGCCCTGCCTCAGCCTGCCCCTACCTCAGCCTGCCCCTGCCTCAGCCTGCTCCTGCCTCAACCTGCCCCTACCTCAGCCTGCTCCTGCCTCAACCTGCCCCTGCCTCAACCTGCCCCAACCTGCTCCTGCCTCAGCCTCTCCCTACCTCAACCTGCCCCTGCCTCAGCCTGTCCCTACCTCAACCTGCCCCTGCCTCAACCTGCCCCAACCTGCCCCTGCCTCAACCTGCCTCAACCTGCATCTGCCTCAACCTGCCTCAACCTGCCCCTGCCTCAGCCCGCTCCTGCCTCAACCTGCCCCTGCCTCAGCCTGCCCCTACCTCAGCCTGCTCCTGCCTCAACCTGCCCCTACCTCAGCCTGCTCCTGCCTCAACCTGCCCCTACCTCAACCTGCCCCTGCCTCAACCTGCCCCTGCCTCAGCCTGCTCCCGCCTCAACCTGCTCCTGCCTCAACCTGCTCCTGCCTCAACCTGCCCCTGCCTCAGCCTGCCCCTGCCTCAGCCTGCTCCTGCCTCAACATGCCCCTCCTTCTGCCCCAACCTGCTCCTGCCTCAACCTGCCCCTGCCTCAACCTGTCCCTGCCTCAGCCTGCTCCTGCCTCAACCTGCCTCAACCTGCCCCTGCCTCGGCCTGCTCCTGCCTCAACCTGCCCCTGCCTCAGCCTGCCCCTACCTCCGCCTGCTCCTGCCTCAACCTGTCCCTGCCCAACCTGCCTCAACCTGCCTCAACCTGCCCCTGCCTCAGCCTGCCTCAACCTGGCCCTGCCTCAGCCTGCCCCTACCTCAGCCTGCCCCGGCCTCAGCCTGCTCCTGCCTCAACCTGCCCCTACCTCCGCCTGCTCCTGCCTCAACCTGCCCTTGCCTCAACCTACCCCTGCCTCAACCTGCCCCAACCTGCCCCTGCCTCACCATGCTCCTGCCTCAACCTGCCCCTGCCTCAGCCTGCCCCTGCCTCAACCTGCCTCAACCTGCCCCTGCCTCAGCCTGCTCCTGCCTCAACCTGCTCCTGCCTAAACCTGCCCCTGCCTCAGCCTGCCCCTGCCTCAGCCTGCTCCTGCCTCAACTGCCCCTGCTTCTGCTTCAGCCTGCTCCTGCCTCAACCTGCCCCTGCCTCAACCTGCCCCTGCCTCAGCCTGCCCCTGCTTCATCCTGCCTCAACCTGCCCCTGCCTCAGCCTGCTCCTGCCTCAACCTGCCCCTGCCTCAGCCTGCCCCTACCTCAGCCTGCTCCTGCCTCAACCTGCCCCTACCTCAGCCTGCTCCTGCCTCAACCTGCCCCTACCTCAACCTGCCCCTGCCTCAACCTGCACCTGCCTCAGCCTGCTCCCGCCTCAACCTGCTCCTGCCTCAACCTGCTCCTGCCTCAACCTGCCCCTGCCTCAGCCTGCCCCTGCCTCAGCCTGCTCCTGCCTCAACATGCCCCTCCTTCTGCCTCAACCTGCTCCTGCCTCAACCTGCCCCTGCCTCAACCTGTCCCTGCCTCAGCCTGCTCCTGCCTCAACCTGCCCCTGCCTCGGCCTGCTCCTGCCTCAACCTGCCCCTGCCTCAGCCTGCCCCTACCTCTGCCTGCTCCTGCCTCAACCTGTCCCTGCCTGTCCCTGCCTCAACCTGCCCCTGCCTCAGCCTGCTCCTGCCTCAACCTGGCCCTGCCTCAGCCTGCCCCTACCTCAGCCTGTCCCGGCCTCAGCCTGCTCCTGCCTCAACCTGCCCCTACCTCCGCCTGCTCCTGCCTCAACCTGCCCTTGCCTCAACCTACCCCTGCCTCAACCTGCCCCAACCTGCCCCTGCCTCACCATGCTCCTGCCTCAACCTGCCCCTGCCTCAGCCTGCCCCTGCCTCAACCTGCCCCTGCCTCAGCCTGCTCCTGCCTCAACCTGCTCCTGCCTCAACCTGCCCCTGCCTCAGCCTGCCCCTGCCTCAGCCTGCTCCTGCCTCAACTGCCCCTGCTTCTGCTTCAGCCTGCTCCTGCCTCAACCTGCCCCTGCCTCAACCTGCCCCTGCCTCAGCCTGCCCCTGCTTCATCCTGCCTCAACCTGCCCCTGCCTCAGCCTGCTCCTGCCTCAACCTGCCCCTGCCTCAGCCTGCCCCTACCTCCGCCTGCTCCAGCCTCAACCTGCCCCTGCCTCAACCTGCCTCAACCTGCCCCTGCCTCAGCCTGCTCCTGCCTCAACCTGCCCCTGCCTCAGCCTGCCCCTACCTCCGCCTGCTCCTGCCTCAACCTACCTcaacctgcccctgcccctgcctcaGCCTGCTCCTGCCACAAGCTGCCCCTGCCTCAGCCTGCCCCTGCCTCAGCCTGCTCCTGCCTCAGCCTGCTCCTGCCTCAACCTGCCCCTCCTTCTGCCTCAGCCTGCTCCTTCCTCAACCTGCCCCTGCCTCAACCTGTCCCTGCCTCAGCCTGCCCCTGCCTCAACATGCCTCAGCCTGCCCCTGCCTCAGCCTGCCCCTGCCTCAGCCTGCTCCTGCCTCAGCCTGCCCCTGCCTCTGCCTGCTCCTGCCTCAACCTGCCCCTGCCTCAACCTGCCCCTGCCTCAACCTGCCTCAACCTGCCCCTGCCTTAACCTGCTCCTGCCTCTGCCTCAGCCTCAACCTGCCCCTGCCTCAACCTGCCTCAACCTGCTCCTGCCTCAAtctgctcctgctcctgcctcagccTCAACCTGCCCCTGCCTCAACCAGCCTCAATCTGCTCCTGCCTCTGCCTCAGCCTCAACCTGCCCCTGCCTCAACCTGCCTCTGCCTCAGCCTCAAACTGCCCCTGACTCAACCTGCTCCTCCTTCTGCCTCAGCCTCAACCTGCCCCTAACCTGCCTCAACCTGCCCTTGCCTCAGCCTGCCCCTACCTCAGCCTGTCCCTACCTCAACCTTCCCCAACCTGCTCCTGCCCCTGCCTCAGTCTGCTCCTGCCTCAACTTGCCCCTGCCTCAAGCTGCCCCTACCTTAACCTGCCCCTGCCTCAACCTGCCTCAACCTCCCCTGCCCTAA